The Henckelia pumila isolate YLH828 chromosome 2, ASM3356847v2, whole genome shotgun sequence genome includes a window with the following:
- the LOC140885144 gene encoding uncharacterized protein, translating to MGRGKGSKLVYIIIIVLGIVAAGLSISGERRRNNVEKDLRSHKNCDSDAASTGFGVVALLLLLFTQIALMVVTSCLCWGRGQLVSGGCCTCSVILLVFSWASFLSAEGSILAATVASSLHNGGHVHAGFSCSDIKFEFIRGGIFAFLTMIFNVFYYMCYTMTPTKKHVERIDPPANPTIGMTPSA from the exons ATGGGAAGAGGGAAAGGATCCAAGCTTGTTTACATTATCATCATAGTGTTGGGTATAGTTGCAGCAGGCTTGTCCATTTCTGGCGAACGACGTCGTAACAAT gtGGAAAAAGATTTAAGGAGTCACAAAAACTGCGATAGCGATGCTGCGTCGACCGGATTCGGAGTGGTTGCGTTGTTGCTTCTTCTCTTCACACAGATTGCGTTGATGGTGGTCACAAGTTGCTTATGTTGGGGGAGAGGCCAATTAGTATCCGGAGGATGCTGCACTTGCTCTGTTATACTTCTCGTATTTTCGTG GGCATCATTTTTATCCGCGGAGGGAAGTATACTAGCTGCTACGGTGGCCAGCTCTTTGCATAACGGCGGACATGTGCATGCGGGCTTCTCTTGCTCAGATATCAAGTTCGAATTCATTCGTGGAGGCATTTTTGCATTTCTAACGATGATTTTTAATGTGTTCTATTACATGTGCTACACCATGACTCCAACTAAAAAGCACGTCGAACGAATCGATCCTCCAGCAAATCCAACTATTGGGATGACCCCTAGTGCATAA
- the LOC140882026 gene encoding (-)-5-epieremophilene synthase STPS3-like isoform X1, with product MATTNSEEIVIRPTDNFDPSLWGNQFLNFTFDHEMAEKYSKEIDLLKYEVKSKLTNPDSKMVETMNLIDALERLGIWYHFEDEIEQKLDHYFGLNTDYEDEAYDLNTVSVHFRLFRQHGLHLISDVFNKFRGGDGKFKESLTSDVRGLLSLYEAAHLRKHNESILEDALVFTKECLKSIAPDLKSPIKKQVEHALMQPLHLGYPRFEAYHYITVYEEDEYSRDESLLKFAKLDYNVVQMLHKQELLDVSRWWRELNMTSKLPYARDRIVECYFWAMGSSHLPRFSRARVMLTKVIQFLSLTDDTFDAYGTIEELDAYTKTIKRWDIREIDLLPDYMKPLYSAVLKLYDEFKEELATEGRSYVVDYTINAFKEQVRSYNVEAKWFIEGYMPPFWDYLSNALTTCAYFFLSNASLMGTDFATREELEWLGTMPRMLGASLEISRLVGDRATYKIEKGRGQKSTGIDCYMKDYGVTVEEAMDKIVEMATDAWKDINENFKKPFPCEKEVLSVILNITRVIDVIYKNNEDGYTHPEKVIKPLILAMYVQPFKI from the exons ATGGCGACCACAAATTCAGAGGAAATTGTTATTCGACCGACAGACAACTTTGATCCAAGCCTGTGGGGGAATCAGTTCTTGAATTTTACATTCGATCATGAGATGGCAGAAAAATATTCAAAGGAAATTGATTTGTTGAAGTATGAAGTGAAGAGTAAGTTAACTAATCCAGACAGCAAAATGGTGGAAACCATGAATTTGATTGATGCACTCGAACGCCTTGGCATATGGTATCACTTTGAAGACGAAATCGAACAAAAATTAGATCATTATTTTGGTCTGAATACAGATTACGAAGATGAAGCCTATGACTTAAACACTGTTTCAGTTCATTTTCGATTATTCAGGCAGCATGGACTTCACCTAAtttctgatgtcttcaacaaaTTCCGGGGTGGTGATGGAAAATTCAAAGAGTCCCTCACAAGTGATGTTAGGGGCTTGTTGAGTTTGTATGAAGCAGCACATTTGCGAAAGCACAATGAAAGTATACTCGAAGATGCCCTTGTTTTCACAAAAGAGTGCCTCAAATCAATTGCACCGGATCTCAAATCGCCCATCAAGAAACAAGTGGAGCACGCCCTCATGCAACCATTACATTTGGGGTATCCCAGATTTGAGGCCTATCATTACATCACTGTCTATGAAGAGGATGAATATTCTAGGGATGAATCACTTCTTAAGTTTGCCAAATTAGACTACAATGTAGTGCAGATGCTGCACAAACAAGAACTCCTCGACGTCTCAAG GTGGTGGAGAGAATTGAACATGACATCTAAACTTCCTTATGCTAGAGATAGAATTGTCGAGTGCTACTTTTGGGCAATGGGATCATCTCATCTGCCTCGATTTTCTCGAGCTCGGGTTATGCTGACTAAAGTAATCCAATTTTTGTCTTTAACTGATGATACATTTGACGCTTATGGTACAATCGAAGAACTAGATGCATATACTAAGACAATCAAAAG GTGGGACATCAGGGAGATTGATTTACTCCCAGATTATATGAAACCACTTTATAGCGCTGTTTTGAAACTCTACGACGAATTTAAGGAAGAACTAGCAACAGAAGGAAGATCTTATGTTGTGGACTATACCATAAATGCA TTCAAGGAACAAGTGAGGAGCTACAATGTTGAGGCCAAGTGGTTTATTGAGGGTTACATGCCACCATTTTGGGACTATCTTAGCAACGCTCTCACAACGTGCGCTTACTTCTTTCTTTCGAACGCATCACTAATGGGAACAGATTTTGCCACTCGGGAAGAGTTGGAATGGCTAGGTACGATGCCAAGGATGCTTGGAGCAAGCTTAGAGATAAGTCGTTTGGTCGGTGATAGAGCTACTTACAAG ATTGAAAAAGGAAGAGGCCAAAAATCCACTGGAATTGACTGCTACATGAAGGATTATGGTGTGACAGTGGAAGAGGCAATGGATAAGATTGTTGAAATGGCTACAGATGCATGGAAGGATATTAAtgagaattttaaaaaaccatttCCGTGTGAGAAAGAGGTCCTTTCAGTAATTCTTAACATCACAAGGGTTATAGATGTAATTTACAAGAACAATGAAGATGGATATACTCACCCAGAAAAGGTTATAAAGCCCCTCATACTTGCAATGTACGTCCAACCTTTTAAGATCTAG
- the LOC140882026 gene encoding (-)-5-epieremophilene synthase STPS3-like isoform X2, with the protein MAEKYSKEIDLLKYEVKSKLTNPDSKMVETMNLIDALERLGIWYHFEDEIEQKLDHYFGLNTDYEDEAYDLNTVSVHFRLFRQHGLHLISDVFNKFRGGDGKFKESLTSDVRGLLSLYEAAHLRKHNESILEDALVFTKECLKSIAPDLKSPIKKQVEHALMQPLHLGYPRFEAYHYITVYEEDEYSRDESLLKFAKLDYNVVQMLHKQELLDVSRWWRELNMTSKLPYARDRIVECYFWAMGSSHLPRFSRARVMLTKVIQFLSLTDDTFDAYGTIEELDAYTKTIKRWDIREIDLLPDYMKPLYSAVLKLYDEFKEELATEGRSYVVDYTINAFKEQVRSYNVEAKWFIEGYMPPFWDYLSNALTTCAYFFLSNASLMGTDFATREELEWLGTMPRMLGASLEISRLVGDRATYKIEKGRGQKSTGIDCYMKDYGVTVEEAMDKIVEMATDAWKDINENFKKPFPCEKEVLSVILNITRVIDVIYKNNEDGYTHPEKVIKPLILAMYVQPFKI; encoded by the exons ATGGCAGAAAAATATTCAAAGGAAATTGATTTGTTGAAGTATGAAGTGAAGAGTAAGTTAACTAATCCAGACAGCAAAATGGTGGAAACCATGAATTTGATTGATGCACTCGAACGCCTTGGCATATGGTATCACTTTGAAGACGAAATCGAACAAAAATTAGATCATTATTTTGGTCTGAATACAGATTACGAAGATGAAGCCTATGACTTAAACACTGTTTCAGTTCATTTTCGATTATTCAGGCAGCATGGACTTCACCTAAtttctgatgtcttcaacaaaTTCCGGGGTGGTGATGGAAAATTCAAAGAGTCCCTCACAAGTGATGTTAGGGGCTTGTTGAGTTTGTATGAAGCAGCACATTTGCGAAAGCACAATGAAAGTATACTCGAAGATGCCCTTGTTTTCACAAAAGAGTGCCTCAAATCAATTGCACCGGATCTCAAATCGCCCATCAAGAAACAAGTGGAGCACGCCCTCATGCAACCATTACATTTGGGGTATCCCAGATTTGAGGCCTATCATTACATCACTGTCTATGAAGAGGATGAATATTCTAGGGATGAATCACTTCTTAAGTTTGCCAAATTAGACTACAATGTAGTGCAGATGCTGCACAAACAAGAACTCCTCGACGTCTCAAG GTGGTGGAGAGAATTGAACATGACATCTAAACTTCCTTATGCTAGAGATAGAATTGTCGAGTGCTACTTTTGGGCAATGGGATCATCTCATCTGCCTCGATTTTCTCGAGCTCGGGTTATGCTGACTAAAGTAATCCAATTTTTGTCTTTAACTGATGATACATTTGACGCTTATGGTACAATCGAAGAACTAGATGCATATACTAAGACAATCAAAAG GTGGGACATCAGGGAGATTGATTTACTCCCAGATTATATGAAACCACTTTATAGCGCTGTTTTGAAACTCTACGACGAATTTAAGGAAGAACTAGCAACAGAAGGAAGATCTTATGTTGTGGACTATACCATAAATGCA TTCAAGGAACAAGTGAGGAGCTACAATGTTGAGGCCAAGTGGTTTATTGAGGGTTACATGCCACCATTTTGGGACTATCTTAGCAACGCTCTCACAACGTGCGCTTACTTCTTTCTTTCGAACGCATCACTAATGGGAACAGATTTTGCCACTCGGGAAGAGTTGGAATGGCTAGGTACGATGCCAAGGATGCTTGGAGCAAGCTTAGAGATAAGTCGTTTGGTCGGTGATAGAGCTACTTACAAG ATTGAAAAAGGAAGAGGCCAAAAATCCACTGGAATTGACTGCTACATGAAGGATTATGGTGTGACAGTGGAAGAGGCAATGGATAAGATTGTTGAAATGGCTACAGATGCATGGAAGGATATTAAtgagaattttaaaaaaccatttCCGTGTGAGAAAGAGGTCCTTTCAGTAATTCTTAACATCACAAGGGTTATAGATGTAATTTACAAGAACAATGAAGATGGATATACTCACCCAGAAAAGGTTATAAAGCCCCTCATACTTGCAATGTACGTCCAACCTTTTAAGATCTAG